In Populus alba chromosome 4, ASM523922v2, whole genome shotgun sequence, the genomic window AATCCgaattttcttattcaatcattgcataaatcatatcaattattttactaaatccttgagaccatttttttatcccaaatatatttatttttcatttctactatttatttcaattacatACTTGTTGTTGTTTCGCGATAACATTACTAATTTTTAAGCTATGCTTGCACCTTCGttctttacttttcttttgCACTATCCTTCCATATAATTGAGACCATTTTCTTAtcccaaatatatttattttttctttctactatttatttcaattacatATTTGTTGTCGTTTTGCAATAACATTACTAATTTTTAAGCGATGCTTGCATCttcgttcttttcttttcttttgcactGTCCTTccatatagtttattttttattaccataCTAATTAATTGGgatctttttctcatttttcttatctttttatccaTTGAAAATCTTATTGGTTTAACTAACATTATGGATTTTGAACTCAAATTCATAATTCTCTTTTTAACTTTATCAATACCTTTAAATTTATCTATGAAAATCATCCTTTCCATTACACAATATTTATCATTATTctcatttattaatttcttttcatcctgagtttttattttctgtcaATATCTCACTATTTTCGGTCTTAGGTTTGTGCAGGGTTTTACAGATGCtttatgccttttctttttaaaagaaggAAGGGAAGCATATTACGGGTTCCAATTTCAAATCCCTAAATTAGTATGAATTCCCAATCCTTTGAGGGGCAatagaaggataaaattataaacagaaAGGCTAGCTAGTGATGTTTGCGATAAAAGACTGTAAACAGAAAGGCTAAAATGATACcaacacattaaaaacaaaGCTCCTAACAGACCAATCATATAGCCTTAGAATCCGTTTCTCAAGGCAAGGCAAAGGATGCTGTTGAAATAGCAAGTTCATATATCCAGCAGATCATCAATGATCTTGCTCTGCTTTGATTTCcaggaacaaaaaaaatctacaaaatgAATCATCTGTGATGCATCCCGTAACTTGATTGTACTTcataatacattattttttcgTGAGCAAGACAGGACTTCAGAAAATTGCAATCAGTGCAAAAATCCATGCATTTCTTGTAATTTCAAAAAAAGTGCCAAGCAAATTCCCATCTCCTGCTTGCTAACCTTAAAGATGCCATGCAATTGCAATCCATAAAATTACAACATTGCAAGTAAGAATTCCTCAAATAATTCTTGTCATTTCTAGGAAAGTTTATTGACAAGTGGTCTCAGGAAAGGTTAAACAAAGCTGATCTTTAAAGCCATTGTCAAATGCAGAAAAGAATTAGCAAACCATACACGGTTGCTCTTATGATTAAAAGAAAAGTCCAGGCACATCGTATGCAAAATCATGCATATTGCTAGCTACTACTATGACTCCAAGAGCAGTAGTAGCAATTAAAAAGTGATGCCTCCTTCATTCTTCACAAAACACAATGGCATCAATCCCGGACTTCCTCTTGCTTCTTCCCACCTGATTTGAGATACCATCCCAGAGCACCAAAAACTGTAACTGTACCAGCTACAACTGCATAATTCCGGTATTTATCAGTTGATACCTTTTCAGCGGATACTCCAGCTGGTGTTGGGGAAGCAGCAGTACTTGCTTTGATATCAGTTGATGCCCCGCCTGAGCCTGAGGCAGTTGTCTCCTCTGGTTTAGGACCctgaataaaataaacaagtttgaGCTTCATGGAATTAATACAGTTCCATCCAAGAAAACCTAACTAAACACAGTGCAGATACAGTGTCTTTCTTGAGAAAGCTGATAGGGGTAATTTTTGCCCCCCCCAAGCCTAAGTGGCGCATATATCAAGACGGAATTACTTATACAGCTGATCAAGTACTCAGTTAGTTTGCTTGTTTGAAATCTGATTGCTCAACTTGACAAACCTTCAATAAATTTCTACTTCTActttgaaggaaaaaagaagaacaaaagacACACAATGAACTCTTCTCACTGCAAGGGACTTTTGGAGCTAGAGTTATATTGACTTGATGACTAAAATCACAAAGTAATTCATGACATACGAAAAAAGCTACATTGCCagatcaaggttttttttaaaaaaaaaaaaaaaccaaaaagcacATAAGATGGCAATAACAAAGATTCAATAGAAAATGTGCTGTAATCATACCTTGCGTGCGAGTTTCTCCAGTTTTTCTTTCTCAGCTTTCTGCAAAAGTCAAAACAATGCATTGCAGTATTATAAACCATAAGAAGTCGTATTAAATCAGCCTTCCTTTCATTGAAATGCTGTGCAGCAACTAGATAATGTAGTATATGCatgcaaatattaaataaattttgccaaGCCACCACTCAGACATATATCGTTTAATTTTTTCAGGGTTCTTTAACTCTTTGGGTGTAACACAATTTAATACCAAACTTCAACAATCAAGTAATTTGTGTGGGCAGATCACAACAAATGAAGGgacttcatcactcttttcccCTTTGAAATGATGGCTATTAGCATGCCAAAGCCATCCCAaatcccatctctctctctcatttagtTAAATAATAAGGCCGCACAGCTTTTGACAgaaaatagctaaaaataaCCCTTTTAACTTTCAACTGCAAGATTGGTGCCTACAAGAATGAGTTGAAATAATGTCCGATTACTATAAAACTGTAACACCAAACCATTTCTATTTCAAGAGATCATAACATAATTAATCCCTAATCACCTTACTAATTACAACAAGTCCAATTTGGCTACTACATTGCACACCTTTTTTAGGACTAAATAGCAGCAGCAgcgataataataattaattagttttcctCGTTTTCGCTGAAAAATGACTTTATTCAGGACAATATTCTAAAAAGAAATTCCAAGTCagagagaaaatataataataataataataataataataataataattacgaTGACGATAGATTTTCTTCGTTTTAGCTAAAAAATGActttattcatgaaaaaaattctggaaaaaatccatgtaaaaagaagaaaatctcgagatttattgtttattacCTTGATGTAAACATTTTCTGCAGCTTTTTCCTCTTCGCTGAGAACTTTGCCGCCGCTCGAGAATCTTCGAAATGCTAGTCGTCTGGCAGCAGAACCAATCCGTGTCGCCATTGTTGACAGGGAGTAACACCTGTAATCAGGGGCTGATTACTAATTTTAACAGATGAGAGAGAGACGAAATCTTGGATTTAATAGTGATTAAATTAGGGATTAAGAGAGGAATTAGcttactaatttaaaaaatgcagCACAGATGCAGAGGCGgtgagagggggagagagagagagagagaggtggtgGCGGTGTGTTTTGCTGGCTTTGCTTGGAGATGCAGCAAGTGATGGGGGATCAGGTGGAGTTATTGAAGGAGTGTAGATCCTGGccgttgattttgattttaacgaattgatggtgatgatggttTTAGGAGTGGGACCGGGTGTGTGAAAATTGCTAATGGGCCGGATTAATCCTTCTTTCCTAACTAGAGTCTAGACTAGATAAGAGTAGAAAACGAGAgatgcaagaaaaaatattattttgatagggCCCTGAAGTTTCAGATATTTTCGATTGAATCtcctttttgtatttatttgtggATTCAAACAaattctacattttttttttaataatgatgttGTTTCGTAGGAAAAAAGGTGACGGTTTGGATAGTAATCGTGATTAAGAGAGTTTATGAATGGTATGAGGAttccataaaaagaaagaaatttcttTAGGGACTTAGTTgagaaaagatatattttttgagtactttttttcttttatttctttggcTTATAAGTTCATATccacaacttaaatttttattaatacttaaaaaaaaaaagacaaaatttggATTGTAGTATTTTTATCAAGCCAACTACCCAtgctatttttctaaaactttttCAACCATTGCAGAAATAAAATCCACATgtgctatttaaaaataaaaactacataTTTCATTATTTACACAAACACaagtgttaaaaatatatatattttttgataaaaaaaaaaagagcaagcatttttaaaaataatgacgTTAACCAAATCAGTCATGTCTTCATAGAAGTTAAAGCAAAAACTaagattatgtttgtttttcacCTATTTTTATGTTTGCGGTAAACCAAACGCAGTAAACTATTTGGTAACAAACTAAATTGCGTTTTGTAGTGTGAGACCtactaaaaaattgaatttgaaacgCAGTTTTTatgcaatattttttacatgtttttttaactgagttttgtaaaaccctatttgtttttgcatttcaaaaacacttttgaaaaaaattaaattttttttttattttttttctttgcttcaaattgatatattttatatgttttcaaatcattttgatgtgttgatatcaaaaataattttttaaaaataaaaaaaatattattttgatgcattttcaagtaaaaagcactttaaaaaacaaccgcaactaCACTTccaccaaacattttatacatgtttttttgttacacataaacttcaactacaatttttaccaaacacatatcTAAATCTAACAAACCACAgctaaccaatttttttaaacttatttttttaaaaccacaaccataaaagttacctaaaaaacaaacacactctaagaGAAAGTGACATTGAATTTGTTCAAGAATATTTCCTTTGAGAGGTTATAATAACAAAAGGTATATAATAAAGGGTCatgataagttgttttttttattattacaaatgaGAGACTCGAACACAATACCTCTTGGAGGGGGAGACTTTAATGCCAGTTGAGCTACATGATTATTGGCAATCATGATAAGTTGTAATTGTTTAGTATGAcaacaaaaatacataatacATAAGTTGCTAACTCTTTGtcaagatttttcaaatttgacgGATAACTTTTATCAACATGCAATGCCTTTTCATTTACTAACTTTTTAACTTGTTGCTAAAAAAACTCTTTGATTTACTAGTATAAATAGATTATGCTAACGGTAAAGCTTTCAATGCTACAACATATTCCTTtcttttccaaatatttttatgaagtatGTTTTTTAAGAACCACAACAATTGTCAATCAAAGAACAAAGAAGTTACAAGTTATGCACGTTCATATATATATGGACTAACAGAGACATCCATAAACATTGCTCgcacaaatctaaaaaaattatacacagattttttcatctataaaaacTTGTCATTAATACAATAATATTGTAACATGATAGCAAAAGGTAAGCTCACAAACATAATCCTATGTCACATATCCCTCCCTCtttgcattaaaaaacaaattgattgtCATGGGCAAGCAATGAACatgcaaatataaaaacaaacatgagtAAATCTTTTAATACAAAGCTAAGTTTGATGCCTAAAAACATTGTTATCtgtatatttttatgtgttaactAAGGGATTGTACCTAAAATGCCTCCATGATGCAATGAGATGTCAACTATAGAGATATCAATATGGATAGTAAAACCAGAATAAGAACTTGTCCCGAGCTCATTGACCTCAAAACTATTTTTGATCACAATATCAAGACCACTTAATGTTATTGCGTATATTTTGTGTGTTAAAACACCAAAGTTGAGTTAATGTATgctataaaaacataaatgatgcTTCCAACCAATACTTTTGACTAATGATAGGGAAAAGGTACACTTTTATAGTTATTAGTGAAAAAATTTAAGGTTTAAACATTGCCTGATTATCCACTATCATTACCTTTACCAACCTtgtattgtaaaaaattataaaaggtaACTAGTTCAAGGATAGCCCATGAAAATCCATAGAGGCATCACAATCAACATTAGTAACTATATTTCTTAGGTCATCCATATGACATATTTCATACTTTGAAGCACCTTATCATGTTGTTAGAATTAAAATGTGCTAgcatatttgaatttgaaaagagCATTCAAGCATCTTGATTATCTATAAATTAGCCAAACTAATATAACCACTAAAACTAAACCCATTTTGTTGTAAAAGTAGTGCTTTCAAGTCTTGCATGTTAAAACACATCCATTTGCTGTATCACCATATTCATCCTATAAAAGGtcatgatttgaaaaaacaaaaaaagattataatgtGAAAAATATCTATGTTCAAATGCAAATATGATAAAAGCTAAAGCAAAAAACATTCACCCCTAAAATAAGCCTAATAGCACAAAAATTCATATTTGTATGAACTATTTAAGCAAAATGTAAACTTTAATAGCAATGATTTTCCATATAGGCTCTTCAATGTATATGTCATCATAATATGGAAAGCTCTTTATATCTCTAAtatcttgttctttcttttttctcttttttcccttATCTTCGTACATCATCTCATATATTAATATAGtcatttgattgtttttgtttctttcatggACATTAAATTGTTGTTAAATGCTTGAAATGGATTTTGTTTGCAAGGGGATGCATGCATATACAATATAAAATCTTCTTATGAACAAGTCATGGAGGTTATACTTGTTGATAATATCCTAAAAAATCTAAGTAACTTGGGGGCAAAGCTTATGTCTTGGACAATCGGTTAATTTCTTAGTTTTAACAATCTGATCCATTTTCCCTAGCCAAAGTATCTGATACCTGCAAAAGATCCTTTTTGGTGAATTTAGGGACTCTTCGATGATTAAGTCAATGACTTTTtgagagaaaatacaataatattataaaaaacactttggaaATAAATATACAATAGAGAATGAAGATTTTGAACCTTTTGTTTAAATGATTCTAGTTTATTTATAGACCATGactcttttttatatagatgagGGGTTAAAGTGTAATATtgtattgaaaaggaaaaatattattaacatgtatatTAATGTTAAAGGGAAACATCTCTGACATATGTATTAATGAGGGAAAATATTCACAACAAATGTATTAATATGGATGAGAATATACGGTGGgctctataaatattttttacatattatcTCTACACAAATTAATATCAATAGAATTATGGTGGGTTTTTGGAGGATTTTTATACACCCAATAGGTGTAAAAAAAGTAAGATTTAAAATGTAGTTATGCGTAAAGGAAGTGGGTCCTTTCCTTGGTTAAGACCAGGGGAGGTTAGGTTTTATAAGTGGGTTTTGGCCTTTTAAATTTGGGTTTATCAATATTCTCCCAAGTCTTTGTGATATTTATACGCAAGACTTGTAAAAGTACCCAGTATGATGAGTTTGTCAAAAAACTTTTGTATGAGATTTAGGGTGAAAACTTCGGTTAATATAATAGAGAGCCCGTACGTAGAGACATGCCTTATATTTGAATTATAGAGGAACccatatttagaaaaaattttaGGAGAGTGAGGTGAAACCATAGAGAAATCCATACTTAGAAAAGTTTTCTAATAGGTGGAGAAACCTAAGGAGGGTAAAccatatttagaaaaaaatttaagaggtTAAAAGGAACCCATAGAGGGTGAAGCCTGTgcttaaaaaatttctaaatagCCGAGGGGAACCCAAGAAGGGTGAACCTAGATTTAGAAAAATTTCTAAGAGGTTGAGGGGAATGAATCCTTATCAAAAtccatacttaaaaaaattctcaaggGACGAAAAGGATGGACCCATGTCGACACTCAtacttataaaattttttaaatgataaagaGGAATCCAAAGAGGGTGCGCCTATACTTAGAATTGAAAAGAGAGTGTACTACTTCCTTGATAGAATTGAAAAGGGAAAATATCCCTGGCACATGTATTAATGTTGATAGAAAATATTCCTAACATACGTATTAATGAGAGAAAATATCCCTAACATATGTATTAACGCGAATGAAAATATGATGGGCTCTTAAGAGACTTTTACACATTATCTCTTAcataacattaatattaatgaaaacatgatggtttttttgggatttttataCACCTAATAGGTATAGAGagaataaaatccaaaatatagTTGTGTTCAAAGAAGATAAGAACTCCCTTAGCTGAGCTGAAAAGGGGTTGGGTCCTTTCATTGGCTGAGCTCAAAAGAGATGGATCCTTTCATTTATTGAGCCTGAGAGAGATTGGGTTTTATGAGGTATTTTTGGGTTCTTAAATTTAAGTTTATCACCCACGCGTTTAGATAGATTGTGTAGGTAAAACCTTGACatctcaagttttattttagttggagaattattgtttcaattatgtcattttataactattttttctattgtgttaatttagaaaaaaatactaaaaaaaagagagtaaaaaataaaaaaacaaaacttaattttgttattgaCATGTCACTCAATCAtaaatttcaacataaaaccacatcaaaatgatcaaaCTAATCCTTCCAATtcaatataaacataaataaaaggatttaattgaaaagtatGTAAAGTATCAAGAACacaattaattagttttttttttattttaaaattctaaaatcgAGAATTCAATAATATGTTAGCTAGGAAgagtaattaatttgatatttcctAAAAGAATATTccctaagagaaaaaaaaaaaaaaagccagcaAGACCACTAGTGCCACGTCAACCAGCCATTAATCCCACGTGGCATAACAGCACTGGTAAATTTCACGTAAATCCCCTCCTCTCTTTCCACCCCCTCTTACTTCCCCAAATCCCCCGGTTTCCCGAGAAACCCAGAGAAATCAAAAGCCTCCACCTCCACAATGGCGGTTCGAGCTACAATGTCGCGATTTCCAATGGAAGAAGATGTGCAGGAATCATCAGGAATACCGTGGGGAATAACAGTTAAGCCATTTGCTTCCAAAGACGAGAACGGACTGTCTCCTGTGTACGGATCGAACGGCGATTTGCTACCTCGCTGCGAGAACTGTTACGCTTACTTTAACACTTACTGTGAGCTTGATCAGTGGGCCTGGAATTGTAGTCTATGTGGAACCCTCAACGGACTCGAGTCTCAAGCCATCGCGCGTTACTCGCATCCTCAGTCTTGCGCTGAGATGATGTCTTCTTTTATCGATCTCGAGTTGCCTAGTGAGTAGTTTGAATGATATtctgtttaatttttgaagtttttaatCTGGTTTGGTTAGTGATTAGTGTTTGGTTTGTGCAGTGGAGGGATCGGATGAAGAAATGATGCAAGCCTGTCCGGTTTATGTTGCGGCGGTTGACTTGTCGTGTaagaattattgattttctCTAGTGGTATTtagttttcagtttttttagttaattttgttaaatgattatataattgaaattgaattgagCTGAAGAATTTTCAGTTGCAGTAGTAATTTAGCAAACTCTTAAGAAGTTCACAATAATAATTAGAGGCCGAATCAGAAAATTCACTTATAAAACTGTGCAAATGTTCTCAATTTTAGTCGTACTTGTGCAATGTATgagcatttatttatatatccaAAAGGGTGGAAGATGGAAATGATAATCGAAATTGCTGTTTGCTGTGCAAAATTAATCACATTGGAGATGTTTGAATTGAAACCAGTGACTGTCGTGCATGTGAATTTGcaaagtgaaattgaaaacacaGCAATGCAGTATAGTGAATCGTTTGAATTTGATATCGTTTTGTTGCTGAATTGATTGGCATTCTATTGTGTTTTTTCTACTCAAGTATTCatctttactcttttttttcctttctttttgcttAGTTGTGATTTGAGCGTGTAGAGAATGATAGCGCACATAGAGGGTAAAAGTGATAGATGGTTCATACTATTCTGTAGGCTAAGATCTTTCTAatctatgttttgattttttctaagaGGTGACAGCCTTTGAATTTGTTGAGTTTGTCTGCAGCTTCAGAAGAATTTTTGGAGCTTACTAAAAGTGCATTGCAAGCAGCTTTGGAAGGTTgacccttttcttttgttatacgatatttttagttcaaaataatatattatttcttaactGCATGGGTTATGTCCTTTAAGGGTgacttattgt contains:
- the LOC118038934 gene encoding uncharacterized protein At2g27730, mitochondrial, whose protein sequence is MATRIGSAARRLAFRRFSSGGKVLSEEEKAAENVYIKKAEKEKLEKLARKGPKPEETTASGSGGASTDIKASTAASPTPAGVSAEKVSTDKYRNYAVVAGTVTVFGALGWYLKSGGKKQEEVRD